The following proteins are co-located in the Mus pahari chromosome 14, PAHARI_EIJ_v1.1, whole genome shotgun sequence genome:
- the LOC110332585 gene encoding olfactory receptor 56, producing MGIWLNESSVDGFILLGIFSQSQTDLLLFSAVMLVFTVALCGNVLLILLIYTDSRLHTPMYFFLSQLSLMDLMLICNIVPKMAVNFLSGRKSISFAGCGVQIGFFVSLVGSEGLLLGLMAYDRYVAISHPLHYPILMSQKVCLQIAGSSWAFGILDGIIQMVAAMSLPYCGSRYIDHFFCEVPALLKLACADTSLFDTLLFACCVFMLLLPFSIIVTSYARILGSVLRMHSAQSRKKALATCSSHLTAVSLFYGAAMFIYLRPRRYRAPSHDKVVSIFYTVLTPMLNPLIYSLRNREVMGALRKGLDRCRVGSQH from the coding sequence ATGGGAATATGGCTGAACGAATCGTCTGTAGATGGGTTCATCCTCCTAGGCATCTTCTCCCAGAGCCAGACTgaccttctcctcttctctgcagtTATGCTGGTCTTCACGGTGGCGCTCTGTGGGAatgtcctcctcatcctcctcatctaCACTGACTCTCGactccacacccccatgtacttcttcctcagtcaGCTCTCCCTCATGGACCTCATGCTGATCTGTAACATTGTGCCAAAGATGGCAGTCAACTTCCTGTCGGGCAGGAAGTCCATCTCCTTTGCGGGCTGCGGTGTACAAATCGGATTTTTTGTCTCTCTTGTGGGATCAGAGGGACTCTTGTTAGGACTCATGGCttatgatcgctatgtggccattAGCCACCCACTTCACTATCCCATTCTCATGAGCCAAAAGGTCTGTCTCCAGATTGCTGGGAGTTCCTGGGCTTTCGGGATCCTTGATGGAATAATTCAGATGGTGGCAGCCATGAGCCTGCCCTACTGTGGCTCACGGTATATAGATCACTTCTTCTGTGAAGTGCCGGCTTTACTGAAGCTGGCCTGTGCGGACACCTCCCTTTTCGACACCCTGCTCTTTGCTTGCTGCGTCTTTATgctgcttcttcctttctccatcattGTGACTTCCTATGCTCGCATCTTGGGGTCTGTGCTCCGTATGCACTCTGCTCAATCCCGAAAAAAGGCTCTGGCCACCTGTTCCTCCCACCTGACAGCTGTCTCTCTCTTCTACGGGGCAGCCATGTTCATCTACCTGAGGCCAAGGCGATATCGTGCTCCTAGCCATGACAAAGTTGTCTCAATCTTCTATACAGTTCTAACTCCTATGCTCAACCCCCTCATTTATAGCTTGAGGAACAGGGAGGTGATGGGGGCACTGCGGAAAGGACT